In Leptodesmis sichuanensis A121, the following are encoded in one genomic region:
- a CDS encoding DUF6679 family protein yields the protein MLHRKIYQLCCDGREVWIFLRDQQRWIERARILDIEGDLVTLRYETEEDDETCSWEEMVRLESIGAVTQKLASVPKGNVEPAISDECPEAEQIPNQRYPDANPD from the coding sequence ATGCTACACCGCAAGATTTATCAACTGTGTTGTGACGGTCGCGAAGTCTGGATTTTCTTGCGGGATCAGCAACGCTGGATTGAGCGTGCCCGGATTTTAGACATCGAAGGTGATCTGGTTACGCTGCGTTACGAAACTGAAGAGGACGATGAAACCTGTTCCTGGGAAGAAATGGTGCGCCTGGAGAGCATTGGTGCCGTTACTCAAAAGTTAGCCTCGGTGCCCAAGGGAAATGTAGAGCCTGCGATCTCAGATGAGTGTCCAGAAGCTGAGCAAATTCCTAACCAGCGCTACCCTGATGCTAATCCTGATTAG